Proteins encoded in a region of the Novibacillus thermophilus genome:
- a CDS encoding CgeB family protein has translation MTDEDYNIIRAFRQLEKERKGFKLEVFLLKKDSSSTLLKRIKAFRPDAVLVFKGFRFPHRYVTAIRKMGYRIGVWLVDDPYRLKTHYQLVQPYAFVITQEASCVMFYRQMGKTCFHIPLAVNTQKYTPNPHVPSKYHSDICFVGSGFPVRIKMFDKLAPYLKYRRFFIIGQWWNRLKHYPVLKRGIINQPIPPSEVTKYYNGAKIVLNIHRTANDRLENFKNLPALTPNNRTFEIAACGAFQLASYRPHLRRYYKKDELVAFSGWKELERKIDYYLKHPHERREISERAYERTLSHHTYEARLTKLIETLNEYIWKENGKTGIRQPV, from the coding sequence ATGACAGATGAAGATTACAACATCATTCGCGCTTTCCGCCAGTTGGAAAAGGAGAGAAAAGGATTTAAACTAGAAGTCTTTTTGTTAAAGAAGGACTCGTCAAGCACGTTGTTGAAACGCATCAAAGCATTTCGCCCCGATGCCGTTCTCGTCTTCAAAGGATTTCGTTTCCCGCACCGTTACGTGACCGCCATTCGCAAAATGGGGTACCGCATCGGAGTATGGTTAGTGGACGATCCGTACCGGCTGAAAACCCACTACCAACTGGTCCAACCTTACGCGTTTGTCATCACGCAAGAAGCGAGTTGCGTCATGTTTTACCGCCAAATGGGAAAAACGTGTTTTCACATCCCCTTGGCTGTCAACACACAGAAGTACACCCCGAACCCTCACGTGCCGTCTAAGTACCACTCGGACATATGTTTTGTTGGAAGCGGCTTTCCCGTGCGGATTAAAATGTTTGACAAGTTGGCACCGTATTTAAAATACCGCCGCTTTTTCATCATCGGACAGTGGTGGAACCGGCTGAAACACTACCCTGTTCTCAAACGCGGAATCATCAACCAACCGATCCCGCCGTCAGAAGTGACCAAGTACTACAACGGAGCTAAAATCGTGCTCAACATTCACCGCACAGCGAACGACAGACTGGAAAACTTTAAAAACCTCCCCGCGCTTACACCGAACAACCGCACCTTTGAAATCGCCGCTTGCGGGGCATTTCAGTTGGCGTCGTACCGTCCCCACTTGAGAAGGTACTACAAAAAGGACGAACTTGTGGCCTTCAGCGGGTGGAAAGAGTTAGAGCGTAAAATAGACTACTACTTAAAACATCCGCATGAGAGAAGGGAGATCAGCGAACGGGCTTACGAACGAACGCTGTCCCACCACACGTACGAAGCCAGACTCACCAAGCTCATCGAAACGTTAAATGAATACATTTGGAAAGAAAACGGTAAAACCGGCATCCGACAGCCGGTGTAG
- a CDS encoding glycosyltransferase family 2 protein encodes MFSLLLRHSGSVNELYHTFRTLCSPSIKKRWEKAYVLVDTAFQHHTEKILPARKEDVVVKPVPKKEWPHALNTFLTAINEPWVCTCDTTCGRDALSGLLDLVQAVQTFPDSVGFRLEGRLGSRGPHLFCWNRAFMIKRGGWPLRSEWPFTDEADRYVWAALPESNKTSIVVNKRPVTPNRSFWYKQKERWVDYFLTFLENRRAINVTGGGKDPLVSVIISAYNEEAHIPWSIASVLYQTMPHFELIIVNDGSTDETVKVIQRYNDPRIKLVSHSTNRGKVHCLNEALAMARGSILFELDADDWLGPEALDWAVTEMKKQQKDVAFLYGDRLFWNEDSYGQLTVRHEQRGKQVWSRRQYMRDLTPIGPRVYRREALDAVGGWPVDAFCDGRLYEDVRIVLHLLKDFRVVYAPGLHYHVRMRANSITNRHKDTFEKWKKWIQEHGD; translated from the coding sequence ATGTTTTCCTTGTTGCTGCGCCACTCGGGATCCGTCAACGAGCTGTATCACACGTTCAGGACTTTGTGCTCCCCGTCCATCAAAAAGCGTTGGGAAAAAGCTTATGTCCTCGTCGACACCGCGTTCCAACACCACACTGAAAAAATCCTACCTGCACGTAAAGAAGACGTCGTGGTCAAACCGGTTCCCAAAAAAGAGTGGCCACACGCCTTGAACACTTTTTTAACCGCGATAAACGAGCCGTGGGTCTGTACGTGTGACACGACTTGCGGGAGAGATGCGCTGTCGGGGTTACTAGACCTTGTGCAAGCCGTCCAAACATTTCCTGATTCCGTCGGTTTCCGATTAGAAGGGCGTCTCGGTTCCCGCGGCCCTCATCTTTTTTGTTGGAACAGGGCGTTTATGATCAAGCGAGGAGGGTGGCCGCTGAGGAGTGAATGGCCGTTCACCGATGAAGCAGACCGCTACGTGTGGGCCGCGCTCCCCGAATCGAACAAAACGTCCATTGTCGTGAACAAACGGCCTGTCACCCCGAACCGCTCTTTTTGGTACAAGCAAAAAGAGCGGTGGGTCGACTACTTTTTAACATTTTTAGAAAACAGAAGAGCGATTAACGTGACAGGAGGGGGAAAAGACCCGCTCGTTTCCGTCATCATATCCGCTTACAACGAAGAGGCACACATCCCGTGGTCGATTGCGTCTGTCTTGTACCAAACGATGCCACACTTTGAGCTTATCATCGTCAACGACGGATCAACGGACGAGACCGTCAAAGTGATTCAGAGATATAATGACCCGAGAATTAAACTCGTCTCCCATTCCACGAACCGGGGGAAAGTGCACTGTTTAAACGAAGCGCTGGCAATGGCCCGCGGCAGTATTTTGTTTGAATTGGACGCGGACGATTGGTTGGGTCCTGAAGCGTTAGACTGGGCAGTAACGGAAATGAAGAAACAGCAGAAGGACGTGGCATTCCTCTACGGAGATCGCCTCTTTTGGAACGAAGACTCATACGGCCAACTGACCGTCCGCCACGAACAGCGCGGGAAACAAGTGTGGTCCCGGCGGCAGTATATGCGTGATTTGACCCCGATCGGCCCCCGGGTCTACAGGCGCGAAGCGCTGGACGCTGTCGGCGGTTGGCCAGTGGATGCGTTTTGCGACGGGCGATTGTACGAAGATGTGCGGATCGTGCTGCATTTGCTAAAAGATTTCCGCGTCGTTTACGCTCCAGGCTTACACTACCACGTCCGGATGCGAGCCAACAGCATCACCAACCGCCATAAGGACACATTTGAGAAATGGAAGAAGTGGATACAGGAACATGGCGACTAA
- a CDS encoding DUF2642 domain-containing protein yields MDHTLNNSDTSLDLSQQLDAQVNQSYEITTNFGTVQGTVSYIGFDYIELVEASMSTVIVPYENIVSISPI; encoded by the coding sequence TTGGATCACACTCTAAACAACAGTGATACCTCTCTTGACTTGAGCCAGCAGCTGGATGCCCAAGTGAACCAGTCGTACGAGATTACGACGAACTTCGGGACCGTCCAGGGCACTGTGTCGTATATCGGCTTCGACTACATCGAACTTGTGGAAGCGTCTATGTCGACAGTAATCGTGCCGTATGAAAATATCGTGTCTATCAGTCCGATATAA
- a CDS encoding glycosyltransferase family 4 protein has protein sequence MKVLLATFWNDSLASGVTSYIRQLKQGLERQGHEVGLCAQRNRQVFHVDCTGHEVLQVQLPRLFSLKLNDTYSRHFPYIDPWVMKYERDRYEYELSALSFDLTSYDVIHTQDVVSTRAFARIKPKNVPLVATVHGCFTRESGLDRRRSPELWEYYANLERVGVLSADRAIMPTHWLKNLFARDFFIPPEGVTTIPYGMDVHGFRQKVNEATDISVPANKKVIVCSARLTRVKGHYTLIQALYELKKKRKDWVCLFLGDGPLRRQLEHNSRLYGLGEDVQFLGDRLDVPAILGQADIFVLPSLMDNHPFALMEAQVAGTAVVTSDAGGIPEMVSHEETGLISPAGHPKPLAEQMNRLLSDRPLRQRLSQKARIWGEQAWNMEAMLKRITQVYETVLSKGGSGVQTQDPFKGVPFTVDLTKLGVDTKVWRNIIESLPENYRIPDPAFVQLLQKYGRKGSRHVKK, from the coding sequence TTGAAAGTTTTACTCGCCACATTTTGGAACGATTCACTCGCGAGCGGTGTAACGTCATACATCCGCCAGCTCAAACAGGGTTTGGAACGGCAAGGACATGAAGTCGGGCTGTGCGCACAACGAAACCGTCAGGTTTTCCACGTCGACTGCACAGGACACGAAGTGTTACAAGTTCAGCTGCCGCGCCTTTTCTCGTTAAAACTGAATGACACCTACAGTCGTCATTTTCCGTACATCGATCCGTGGGTCATGAAATACGAAAGAGACCGCTATGAGTATGAATTATCTGCCCTCTCTTTCGACCTGACATCGTACGATGTCATCCACACCCAGGATGTGGTGTCCACTCGCGCCTTTGCCCGAATCAAACCGAAAAACGTCCCCTTAGTGGCCACCGTCCACGGGTGCTTCACCCGGGAGTCGGGCTTAGACCGACGTCGGAGCCCGGAATTGTGGGAGTACTACGCAAACCTAGAGCGTGTTGGCGTCCTTTCTGCAGACAGAGCGATTATGCCGACCCATTGGCTGAAGAACTTGTTCGCCCGGGATTTTTTCATTCCGCCTGAAGGGGTGACGACAATTCCGTACGGAATGGACGTGCACGGATTTCGCCAGAAGGTGAATGAAGCGACGGACATTTCTGTTCCCGCAAACAAAAAAGTGATCGTCTGTTCTGCGCGCCTTACCCGTGTGAAAGGGCATTACACACTCATTCAGGCGCTCTACGAATTGAAGAAAAAAAGAAAAGATTGGGTGTGCCTCTTCTTAGGCGACGGCCCGTTGCGCCGACAGTTGGAGCACAACTCCCGCCTTTACGGCCTTGGCGAAGATGTCCAATTTTTGGGAGACCGCCTTGATGTCCCCGCCATACTCGGCCAAGCTGATATTTTCGTTTTGCCGAGTTTGATGGACAATCACCCGTTCGCTCTCATGGAAGCACAAGTAGCAGGAACAGCCGTCGTCACTTCCGATGCAGGGGGGATTCCGGAAATGGTGTCACACGAGGAGACAGGGCTCATTTCACCGGCGGGCCATCCGAAGCCGTTGGCTGAACAGATGAATCGTCTCCTTTCCGATAGACCACTGCGACAACGGTTATCACAAAAAGCAAGAATTTGGGGCGAACAAGCGTGGAATATGGAGGCCATGCTGAAGCGCATCACACAAGTTTACGAAACCGTCCTGTCGAAAGGAGGAAGTGGTGTGCAAACGCAAGATCCATTCAAAGGGGTTCCGTTTACAGTAGATCTGACCAAGCTAGGAGTCGACACAAAAGTGTGGCGGAACATCATCGAGTCTCTACCTGAAAACTACCGCATTCCGGATCCCGCATTTGTACAGTTATTGCAGAAATACGGACGGAAGGGATCTAGGCATGTTAAAAAGTAG
- a CDS encoding nucleotide sugar dehydrogenase, with translation MHIAVIGLGYVGLPLAKLFLDKGHIVTGIDLDEDKIRLLSNRQSYLVDLTDQDIEQMFTTNRFDAHSTYEAVGQANVVILCVPTPLNRHSEPNLNFVRNAMQSALPHLKKGQLIVLESTTYPGTTEEELLPMLESAGYTVGKDISLAYSPERIDPGQKQVPLEQIPKVVSGVTTTCAECARKVYESVFEHVVVVSSPKAAEMTKVLENCQRYVNISLMNELVMLCDKMGIDLWEVISAAKTKPYGFTPYYPGPGIGGHCIPIDPMFLLWKAKKFNVDLQFIRIASEINNRMPSFVVHKVAQSLTSIGLSLGESRIFVVGLTYKKDVNDLRESPALAVMNKLLASTAEVNFYDPYIPEVSLGESSLKRTALTEENLERHDCTLILTDHSSVPYKLIAEHAPLVIDTRHAMRHLKDIGNIVFL, from the coding sequence ATGCACATCGCCGTCATCGGCCTCGGTTACGTCGGGCTGCCCCTGGCAAAGTTATTTTTGGATAAAGGTCACATTGTCACTGGTATTGATTTAGATGAAGACAAAATACGCCTTCTGTCCAACCGTCAGAGTTACTTAGTGGATTTAACCGACCAGGATATTGAACAGATGTTTACGACCAACCGTTTTGATGCTCACAGCACCTATGAAGCTGTCGGCCAAGCGAACGTCGTCATCTTATGTGTTCCTACACCGCTCAACCGTCACAGTGAACCAAACCTGAACTTTGTTCGAAATGCGATGCAATCTGCTTTGCCACATCTCAAAAAAGGGCAGTTGATCGTTCTGGAAAGCACAACTTATCCAGGGACGACGGAGGAGGAGCTGCTTCCGATGCTCGAATCCGCCGGATATACCGTAGGGAAAGACATCTCCCTCGCGTATTCCCCGGAAAGAATAGATCCGGGGCAAAAACAGGTGCCCCTCGAACAAATTCCGAAAGTTGTATCAGGGGTTACGACCACGTGTGCAGAATGCGCTCGAAAAGTCTATGAATCTGTCTTTGAGCATGTTGTCGTCGTTTCTTCGCCGAAGGCAGCAGAGATGACAAAAGTTTTAGAAAACTGCCAGCGCTATGTCAACATTTCCTTAATGAATGAACTCGTCATGTTGTGCGACAAAATGGGAATCGATTTGTGGGAAGTCATATCGGCAGCGAAAACGAAGCCGTACGGTTTCACGCCTTACTACCCAGGACCTGGGATCGGCGGGCACTGTATTCCAATCGACCCTATGTTTCTACTGTGGAAGGCCAAAAAATTCAACGTCGACTTGCAGTTTATCCGCATCGCCAGCGAAATTAACAACCGCATGCCGTCGTTCGTCGTGCACAAAGTGGCACAATCTTTAACCTCGATCGGCCTGTCTTTAGGGGAGAGCCGCATTTTCGTCGTCGGCCTCACTTACAAAAAGGATGTGAATGACCTGCGTGAATCACCTGCTCTCGCTGTCATGAACAAACTCCTCGCTTCCACAGCAGAAGTGAATTTTTACGATCCTTACATTCCGGAAGTTTCGTTAGGGGAGAGCAGTCTAAAGAGAACGGCGCTGACAGAGGAAAACCTCGAACGTCACGATTGCACCCTCATTTTGACCGATCACTCCTCCGTCCCGTACAAGTTGATTGCGGAACACGCACCGCTTGTCATCGATACGCGGCACGCGATGCGCCATTTGAAAGACATCGGAAATATCGTCTTCCTGTAA
- a CDS encoding NAD-dependent epimerase/dehydratase family protein, with amino-acid sequence MQKIVVTGGAGFIGSHLVERLLSLGHEVWTVDDLSTGNRRYLHRVIDHERHTFVHGSTDDRNLVKRVMTDCDVVYHLAAVLGVKNTVENPLKVIEGNLDGTRNVLEEAYARKAKVILASTSEVYGKNDRLPFHEDSDRVLGAPSVHRWCYATAKAIDEHLAFAYAEQGLPVTVVRYFNAYGPRQTASAYGGVISKFIRAAVANEPLTIHGDGEQSRCFTYIDDTVSGTVAAMRRTADGMAINIGSDQPITIRNLAEKIIHLADSTSSVRYIPYEQVYGRGFEDMRTRIPDLSRAKAVLNWNPRINLQTGLLKTIHWYQRVYTGEDRDG; translated from the coding sequence ATGCAAAAAATCGTTGTAACGGGAGGAGCGGGCTTTATTGGCTCGCACTTAGTGGAACGACTCCTGTCGTTAGGGCATGAGGTGTGGACGGTGGACGATCTGTCCACGGGAAACCGCCGCTATTTACACCGTGTCATCGACCACGAGCGCCACACCTTCGTACACGGCTCAACCGATGATCGCAACCTTGTAAAACGCGTGATGACTGATTGTGATGTCGTTTACCACCTGGCCGCTGTCCTCGGTGTCAAAAACACCGTCGAGAACCCGCTAAAAGTGATCGAAGGGAACTTGGACGGAACGCGAAACGTGCTCGAAGAAGCATACGCCAGAAAAGCGAAAGTCATTCTCGCTTCGACATCAGAAGTTTACGGAAAGAACGACCGCCTTCCCTTCCACGAAGACAGCGACCGCGTGCTTGGCGCTCCGTCCGTTCACCGCTGGTGCTACGCGACGGCAAAAGCCATCGATGAGCACCTCGCTTTCGCTTATGCTGAACAAGGCTTGCCTGTCACCGTTGTACGCTATTTTAATGCATACGGACCGCGACAGACGGCATCAGCATACGGTGGCGTCATCTCCAAGTTCATACGTGCCGCTGTGGCGAACGAACCCTTAACGATACACGGGGACGGGGAACAGTCCAGATGTTTTACGTATATCGACGATACCGTCTCCGGGACCGTCGCCGCCATGCGGCGCACGGCTGACGGAATGGCGATCAACATCGGGTCAGATCAACCGATCACCATTCGCAACTTGGCAGAAAAGATCATTCATTTGGCTGATTCTACTTCCTCTGTTCGATACATCCCGTACGAACAAGTTTACGGACGGGGATTTGAAGATATGCGTACGCGCATTCCCGACCTCTCCCGCGCCAAAGCCGTTCTCAACTGGAACCCAAGGATCAACCTGCAAACGGGGTTGTTGAAGACCATCCACTGGTATCAACGGGTTTACACCGGAGAGGACAGGGACGGTTAG
- a CDS encoding S8 family peptidase translates to MGASLNWNIARVLRGQPQSDSGTGVKVGVIDTGIDLYHPDLKVNIEGGVNVIQPSLLPLDDFGHGTHVAGIIGARHNSAGCVGVAPAVSLYAIKVQNRYGEGTLMTLVKGIEWGIVNKMDILNISISLGMSTPPILRKVVQQAIWSGVLVVAAAGNSGRPSGVGNNVQLPARIPGTVAVAAVDCHNRRAPFSSTGPSLAISAPGVNIKSTYPNERYAVLSGTSMAAPHVSGIAAIVKQAYPHATPQQVIQVLCRHAIDLPPRGVDWFTGAGLVQRP, encoded by the coding sequence ATGGGCGCGTCACTCAACTGGAACATCGCTCGAGTGTTGAGAGGGCAGCCGCAGAGCGATAGCGGAACAGGTGTGAAAGTGGGGGTTATTGATACGGGTATCGATCTCTACCATCCCGATTTAAAAGTCAACATTGAGGGTGGGGTCAACGTCATTCAGCCGTCTCTTTTACCCCTTGACGATTTTGGACACGGAACGCACGTAGCGGGAATCATCGGAGCAAGACACAACAGTGCAGGATGTGTCGGGGTAGCCCCCGCTGTTTCACTTTACGCGATAAAAGTCCAAAACCGTTACGGTGAAGGCACGCTCATGACCTTAGTCAAGGGCATCGAGTGGGGGATCGTCAACAAGATGGATATCCTTAACATTAGCATTAGTCTCGGGATGAGCACGCCTCCAATCTTAAGAAAAGTCGTACAACAGGCGATATGGAGCGGTGTCTTAGTTGTAGCTGCAGCAGGAAACAGTGGCCGGCCGTCAGGCGTTGGAAACAACGTGCAACTGCCTGCGCGCATTCCCGGTACCGTCGCCGTGGCGGCTGTTGACTGTCACAACCGACGCGCTCCCTTTTCTTCCACCGGACCTTCCCTCGCCATTTCCGCGCCCGGGGTCAACATTAAAAGCACTTATCCGAATGAGCGTTATGCCGTGTTAAGCGGAACCTCGATGGCCGCTCCCCACGTTTCAGGAATTGCGGCTATTGTCAAGCAGGCTTATCCTCACGCGACTCCTCAGCAAGTGATACAAGTCCTCTGTCGCCACGCGATTGACCTCCCTCCACGGGGAGTCGATTGGTTCACGGGCGCCGGGCTCGTTCAACGGCCTTAA
- a CDS encoding glycosyltransferase family 4 protein codes for MKILLTTFWHMPVTGGIASYLTHLKNGLERLGHTVDTFGQEKGVKGRYTVNAVPILSKQSMRPFVAQVVTRFLREQAPETPSRIKVQETDRYTFELAASYLDLEEYDIIHCQDVISTIAFSRVKPKSIPLVTTVHGSYTDELYLMGVFTESDMGWHYQREQESRGIREADVTIVPTHWLRALLSERFDIPAHKMEVIPYGIDIDDFEKHMSQTAKLKMPGNKTLIVCPARLDPVKGHTVLLSALAQLKRRRTDWICLLLGDGPIRRKLESLSRRLGLEGRVFFVGNRRDVPSILKQADVVVLPSLQDNQPFAVMEAQLAGKPVVVSDAGGIPEMVTHRKTGLVFPKGKSDQLAEHLTTLLEDPGWRVTLGKNSRSWALRQWPSSRMLEQTVDLYTLALKCQTH; via the coding sequence ATGAAGATTCTATTAACGACGTTCTGGCATATGCCGGTGACCGGAGGAATCGCGTCTTACCTGACTCATTTAAAAAATGGATTGGAAAGATTGGGCCATACAGTGGATACCTTTGGCCAAGAAAAAGGCGTGAAAGGCCGTTATACCGTGAACGCTGTTCCGATACTGTCAAAACAGAGTATGCGACCGTTCGTTGCCCAAGTGGTGACCCGATTTTTACGTGAACAAGCACCGGAAACGCCTTCCAGGATCAAAGTACAAGAAACCGACCGCTACACTTTTGAGCTGGCGGCTTCTTATCTTGATTTGGAAGAGTACGATATCATTCATTGTCAAGATGTGATTTCCACCATTGCCTTTTCCCGCGTGAAACCAAAATCGATTCCTCTTGTCACGACTGTCCACGGTTCCTATACCGATGAGCTTTATCTAATGGGTGTGTTTACGGAAAGCGACATGGGGTGGCACTACCAGCGAGAACAGGAATCTCGTGGGATTCGAGAGGCTGATGTCACGATTGTGCCGACGCACTGGCTAAGGGCGTTGTTGTCGGAACGGTTCGATATACCCGCACACAAAATGGAAGTGATCCCGTACGGTATAGACATTGACGATTTTGAGAAGCACATGAGCCAAACGGCGAAACTCAAGATGCCGGGTAACAAAACACTGATCGTTTGCCCCGCTCGACTCGACCCTGTCAAGGGCCATACGGTCTTGCTTTCAGCCCTTGCCCAACTCAAGCGCAGGAGAACGGACTGGATCTGTCTTCTGTTGGGAGACGGTCCCATCCGCAGAAAACTGGAAAGCTTAAGCCGACGATTGGGTTTAGAAGGTCGAGTATTTTTTGTGGGGAATCGCCGCGATGTCCCGTCCATTTTGAAACAGGCGGATGTGGTGGTGCTCCCCAGTCTTCAGGACAATCAACCTTTTGCTGTCATGGAAGCCCAGCTGGCCGGCAAACCGGTCGTCGTCTCCGATGCTGGAGGGATTCCAGAAATGGTGACCCACCGGAAAACAGGATTAGTATTTCCAAAAGGTAAGAGCGATCAGTTAGCCGAACACCTGACAACCCTCCTCGAGGACCCGGGATGGCGCGTGACACTGGGCAAAAACAGCCGCTCGTGGGCCCTGCGGCAGTGGCCGTCGAGCCGGATGTTGGAACAGACCGTAGACCTGTACACTCTCGCTCTGAAATGTCAGACACATTAA
- a CDS encoding sulfotransferase family 2 domain-containing protein, which translates to MILIYTHIPKTGGNTFASVLYSQYHYQKEVCSVYLRESLPPKVDFGKIKLIVGHLQFGLHKDIPRPCQYITMLRDPVDRVVSHYYFNLKFHNKKPQDSPFDQFVKKHTNVQTRWVAGEDRADVQLAKKHIEKHFIAVGITERFNESLYLMKQKLGWGDITYKQYNVNRKRPKTDAISPEMIDLIKEHNALDIELYNWVRRQVEHEIQHLDTKSREELKQIKDRLCKGASPDYANPYDFV; encoded by the coding sequence ATGATCCTCATTTACACCCATATCCCAAAAACTGGCGGAAATACGTTTGCCAGCGTTCTTTACAGTCAGTACCACTATCAGAAGGAAGTTTGCAGTGTATACCTCCGAGAATCTCTTCCGCCAAAAGTAGATTTTGGAAAAATAAAATTAATTGTCGGACACCTTCAATTCGGCCTGCACAAAGACATCCCCAGACCGTGCCAATACATCACGATGTTGCGAGATCCAGTGGACCGGGTCGTATCCCATTACTATTTCAATCTCAAATTCCACAATAAAAAACCCCAAGATTCACCTTTCGACCAATTCGTCAAAAAACATACGAACGTGCAAACTCGCTGGGTGGCAGGGGAAGACCGCGCTGACGTTCAACTGGCCAAGAAGCATATAGAAAAGCACTTTATCGCTGTCGGCATCACAGAGCGGTTTAACGAGTCTCTCTATTTAATGAAGCAAAAACTCGGATGGGGAGACATTACGTATAAACAGTACAACGTGAACCGGAAACGTCCGAAAACAGACGCGATCTCGCCCGAAATGATTGATTTGATCAAGGAACACAATGCGTTGGACATTGAGTTGTACAACTGGGTGAGGCGTCAAGTGGAACACGAGATACAACATCTCGACACTAAATCCCGCGAAGAGTTGAAACAGATTAAAGACCGTTTGTGCAAAGGGGCTTCTCCCGACTACGCCAACCCGTACGATTTTGTCTAA
- a CDS encoding N-acetylmuramoyl-L-alanine amidase, whose product MAKVVIDPGHGGSDAGAVNGSYREKDFNLSIALKVREYLRSRYDVNVFMTRTTDKTVSLRQRTDYANSQNADYFCSIHINAGGGTGWESFIYNGSVSNRTVQAQNVIHRKVMDVLSSKYDVRDRGKKRANFHVLRETRMSAILLENLFIDTTRDLNLLKNDTFITDLAHAIGEGIADAMSLNPKQSTLYKVIAGSFQSQANARARARLLESNGMDAVVVKANVSGKTWYRVQAGAFRKRSNAEARLNKIKKLGIDAFILET is encoded by the coding sequence ATGGCAAAGGTTGTCATCGATCCCGGTCACGGCGGTTCAGACGCAGGTGCTGTCAACGGCAGTTACCGGGAAAAAGACTTTAATTTGTCCATCGCTCTAAAAGTGAGGGAGTATTTGCGCAGTCGCTACGATGTCAATGTGTTCATGACCCGGACGACAGATAAAACAGTCAGTTTGCGACAGCGCACGGACTACGCCAATTCCCAAAATGCCGATTACTTCTGTTCCATCCACATAAACGCCGGAGGTGGAACTGGATGGGAAAGTTTCATTTACAACGGGTCGGTGTCTAACCGGACTGTTCAAGCCCAAAATGTCATCCACCGGAAGGTCATGGACGTTCTTTCATCCAAGTACGATGTGCGTGACAGGGGCAAAAAACGGGCAAACTTTCACGTGTTGCGGGAGACGCGCATGTCCGCCATCCTGTTAGAAAACCTGTTTATCGATACGACGCGAGATTTAAATTTACTCAAAAACGACACTTTTATTACCGATCTCGCCCACGCCATTGGAGAAGGCATTGCCGACGCGATGTCGTTGAATCCAAAACAGTCGACCTTGTATAAGGTCATCGCTGGCTCGTTTCAAAGTCAGGCCAACGCCCGAGCCCGCGCTCGATTGTTGGAATCGAACGGGATGGATGCTGTCGTTGTGAAGGCAAACGTGTCAGGAAAAACGTGGTACCGGGTTCAGGCAGGGGCCTTTCGCAAACGGTCGAACGCCGAGGCCCGCCTCAATAAAATAAAAAAATTAGGCATCGATGCGTTCATTTTAGAAACGTAA